From a region of the Lactuca sativa cultivar Salinas chromosome 4, Lsat_Salinas_v11, whole genome shotgun sequence genome:
- the LOC122197275 gene encoding protein ESSENTIAL FOR POTEXVIRUS ACCUMULATION 1 isoform X1, translating to MAEGKLDLPDDLLSSKHSDHSWTSKVEFSGGNGEDKMTGYDPKDQAALDNSIPLSPQWLYSKPGESKMEMRAPSSLSLGSSADSGLKEAWRADGSDDKKDWRKSGSETESGRRWREEERETGLLGSRRERRKTDRRADVASDNRAPSSDKWLDVGNRNSGNEARRDSKWSSRWGPDEKEKEKEKEKRTTDAEKEDESHSQGNAGNNTRVVSERDPESRDKWRPRHRIMEASSGAFRAAPGFGVDKGRVEGSNSNSNSNPNMGFTVGRGRSSATVAVRPSSPGSIEGVPGKPPGVGDMFFYPRGKLLDIYRTQRLDPSFGNMPEKIQEVPSITQVAALEPLAFVAPDAEEEAILGDISNGKLTGSELVASRSRVIGSSENITDVLDLTSTNGKDGDDMIDPSQNTSLFDSQRSITKEGRDANQDREQGVPQMESYELQTRSNTSIIDCGQDKAFNLDGPDLGSMGHHPLDNFQTSSFDTNSNLVNDSNSVFVDPSSEQYWTRNMQDNTNEHLTRGIMPEELSLYYRDPQGEIQGPFLGVDIISWFEQGFFGADLPVRVADAPDEAPFMELGHVMPHLIPRHDYTTSNDPSPNLDKSSDGFHGNLDANVVSVPVPASEMGFMSASDNQARIPEHFYSEGQSFHEEEIVFPGRPGSSDSAVNFMNNHTVPVPTDNKMHPFGLLWSELEGSSLRNDQQSRTSLSGGIQQQFVNSPSQRSSHFNTIPDADEWSDIYRRNAMDQETTEFDLSEKLRSHQIQQQLLQQHNLLNSHHQLNESMLDPVQVRPPINLKQFSGQGVDHLVALQLQQQQQRRIELHQQQQLQLQQLSQQQMLLKEQQSRQLLLEQLAQNQMRAAQAQSRADAARSNNALDQILLKHQILNELHQRSQHVDPSSIEHLIQAKYGRQGQGQGHPNELLELIAHAKHGQMEHHMLQQEQFQGRQQLPLPLGLGLRQRMEMEEERRLGSVWPGPVDETTQFLRNAGGLHRVNSSGLSPLDVYQQQQRLSPDELSHLSMQERLQQRSLRMSGGGPAMNLDVNSMGRVNQNMQEFNAPLHHGGAANQHPLASNRFHPSSQMGAEGQMPNEWIQQLHIDNERQKEARRISEDPSVWMSAGSNDDPSKRLLMELLQQSQNPAENRSTSEEALALDVSNNNMAGSDSRERDYSSHAFGVGGYGFNSVNRPQGQGRLVGLGEETIVGEGRVHTRPGGAVPFFSETQEAVYTNSNMQGNRKVPKSEAGNNNNMMIRVAAETQQGGVAAIDHGEMPNNFAGGNKSLYNDRVESFAAAGGGGGGEGQDRGSKRCSSSSSDNINILVRRPSSSSSHEGGLREVDSTFRERETRENMMMMVGGGGFRRTSSLSDASVAVSETASFSDMLRSNSNNNNNNHHLIRKPPSPDPEGSAAAAAEGHNSKTGAGAGGGKKKGKKGRQIDPALLGFKVTSNRIMMGEIQRIQD from the exons ATGGCTGAAGGCAAGCTTGATCTTCCCGACGATCTTCTCTCCTCCAAACACTCTGATCATTCTTGGACCTCTAAAG TGGAATTTTCTGGAGGGAATGGTGAAGATAAGATGACCGGTTATGATCCCAAAG ATCAAGCAGCTTTGGACAACAGCATCCCCTTGTCTCCTCAGTGGCTCTATTCTAAACCAGGCGAGAGTAAGATG GAAATGCGAGCACCAAGTTCTCTCTCCCTTGGGAGTTCTGCTGACTCGGGTTTGAAGGAGGCTTGGCGTGCGGATGGATCTGATGACAAGAAAGATTGGAGGAAGTCTGGAAGTGAGACAGAAAGCGGGCGTCGCTGgcgtgaagaagaaagagaaaCAGGATTACTTGGCAGCAGAAGAGAGCGCAGGAAAACCGATCGCCGTGCTGATGTGGCGTCTGATAACAGAGCTCCTTCCTCTGACAAGTGGCTTGATGTGGGTAACCGTAATTCTGGGAACGAGGCAAGGCGTGATAGCAAATGGTCATCCAGATGGGGCCCAGATGAGAAAGAAaaggagaaggagaaggagaagaggaCAACAGATGCAGAGAAGGAAGATGAGTCTCACTCTCAAGGAAATGCAGGCAACAACACTAGAGTGGTCTCTGAGCGTGATCCCGAATCACGTGATAAATGGAGGCCACGACATAGAATAATGGAGGCAAGTTCTGGTGCCTTTCGTGCTGCACCTGGATTTGGGGTTGACAAAGGAAGGGTTGAGGGATCAAACTCAAActcaaactcaaaccctaacATGGGGTTTACTGTTGGACGTGGCAGATCTAGTGCTACTGTTGCTGTAAGGCCTTCATCTCCAGGTTCCATCGAGGGTGTGCCTGGAAAGCCTCCTGGGGTTGGGGATATGTTTTTCTACCCAAGGGGAAAGCTTCTTGATATATACCGTACACAGAGACTTGACCCTTCTTTTGGTAACATGCCTGAAAAGATTCAGGAAGTACCTTCTATTACTCAAGTAGCTGCACTGGAACCTCTTGCTTTTGTTGCTCCTGATGCAGAAGAGGAG GCCATCCTTGGTGATATTTCCAATGGAAAACTCACTGGTAGTGAGTTGGTGGCCAGCAGGTCGAGAGTTATCGGGTCATCTGAGAACATTACAG ATGTCTTGGATTTAACATCCACCAACGGGAAAGATGGGGATGATATGATTGATCCAAGTCAAAATACTTCACTCTTTGACAGCCAAAGATCAATAACAAAAGAGG GTCGAGATGCTAATCAGGATCGAGAGCAAGGAGTCCCTCAGATGGAATCATATGAACTGCAAACAAGGTCAAACACCAGTATTATTGACTGTGGTCAAGATAAAGCTTTTAATCTCGACGGTCCAGATTTGGGTTCTATGGGGCATCATCCGTTGGATAATTTCCAGACATCTTCATTTGATACCAATTCAAATCTGGTTAATGATTCAAACTCTGTATTTGTTGATCCATCTTCTGAGCAATATTGGACAAGAAATATGCAGGATAATACAAATGAACATTTAACCAGGGGCATCATGCCTGAGGAGTTAAGTCTTTACTATCGTGATCCTCAAGGGGAGATCCAGGGACCATTTCTTGGGGTAGACATCATCTCATGGTTTGAGCAAGGATTTTTTGGGGCAGATTTGCCAGTTCGAGTGGCAGATGCACCAGATGAAGCTCCTTTCATGGAATTAGGTCATGTTATGCCACACTTGATTCCCAGGCATGATTACACCACTAGCAATGATCCAAGTCCCAACTTGGACAAGTCGTCTGATGGTTTCCATGGGAACCTGGATGCTAATGTCGTCTCTGTACCTGTGCCTGCTTCTGAAATGGGATTTATGTCTGCATCAGATAATCAAGCCAGAATACCTGAGCATTTTTACTCAGAGGGTCAAAGCTTTCATGAAGAAG AAATTGTTTTCCCAGGAAGACCAGGCAGCAGTGACTCTGCAGTAAATTTTATGAACAACCACACTGTTCCTGTTCCAACCGATAATAAAATGCATCCGTTTGGATTGCTATGGTCTGAGTTAGAAGGATCAAGTTTAAGGAACGATCAGCAATCTAGGACATCTTTGTCTGGTGGTATCCAGCAGCAATTTGTGAATTCACCAAGTCAGAGGTCATCTCATTTCAACACAATCCCCGATGCTGATGAATGGTCTGATATTTATAGAAGAAATGCCATGGATCAAGAGACCACCGAGTTTGATTTATCAGAGAAACTCAGGTCTCACCAAATTCAACAACAGTTGCTCCAACAGCATAATCTGCTCAACTCTCATCATCAGTTGAATGAATCAATGCTGGATCCTGTTCAAGTTCGACCTCCTATAAACCTAAAACAGTTTTCAGGGCAAGGTGTGGATCACCTTGTGGCACTGCAgttgcagcagcagcagcagaggCGGATTGAGCTTCACCAGCAGCAACAATTGCAGTTACAGCAGTTGAGTCAACAGCAAATGCTGCTCAAGGAACAGCAATCACGACAGTTGCTTCTTGAACAGTTGGCCCAAAATCAGATGCGTGCAGCACAAGCACAATCACGTGCGGATGCTGCAAGATCAAATAATGCACTCGATCAGATTCTTCTCAAGCATCAGATCTTGAATGAACTTCACCAGCGTTCACAGCATGTCGATCCATCATCAATAGAGCATCTGATTCAAGCAAAGTATGGTCGTCAAGGTCAAGGTCAAGGACATCCAAACGAGCTGTTGGAGCTCATTGCACATGCGAAGCATGGCCAGATGGAACATCATATGCTTCAGCAGGAGCAGTTTCAGGGAAGGCAGCAGCTGCCTTTGcctttgggtttgggtttaaGGCAGAGGATGGAGATGGAAGAAGAGAGGCGTCTTGGTTCTGTCTGGCCTGGGCCGGTTGATGAAACCACTCAGTTTCTAAGAAATGCTGGTGGGCTTCACCGGGTCAACTCCAGTGGCCTCAGTCCTTTAGATGTTTATCAGCAACAACAGAGGCTATCTCCAGATGAGTTGAGTCATCTTTCAATGCAAGAGAGACTTCAGCAGCGCTCATTGCGTATGTCAGGTGGTGGTCCTGCAATGAACCTTGATGTTAATTCCATGGGTCGAGTTAATCAGAATATGCAGGAGTTCAATGCTCCATTGCACCACGGTGGTGCTGCTAATCAGCATCCGTTAGCCTCAAACCGCTTCCATCCCTCCTCTCAAATGGGTGCAGAGGGACAAATGCCAAATGAGTGGATTCAACAGCTGCATATTGATAATGAAAGGCAGAAGGAAGCGAGAAGGATTTCTGAAGATCCAAGTGTGTGGATGTCTGCTGGAAGCAATGATGATCCTTCAAAGAGGTTGCTTATGGAACTGCTTCAACAGAGTCAGAACCCCGCAGAGAATCGGTCCACTAGTGAAGAAGCATTAGCATTGGATGTGAGTAATAATAATATGGCAGGGTCTGATAGTAGGGAAAGGGATTATTCGAGTCATGCATTTGGTGTTGGTGGTTATGGATTTAACTCGGTGAACAGGCCACAGGGCCAGGGACGGTTGGTGGGTTTGGGTGAGGAGACAATAGTTGGGGAGGGTAGAGTGCATACTAGACCTGGAGGAGCAGTACCATTCTTTTCTGAGACTCAGGAGGCAGTCTATACAAATTCCAACATGCAGGGAAACAGAAAAGTACCTAAAAGTGAAGCTGGCAACAACAATAACATGATGATACGTGTAGCTGCAGAAACTCAACAAGGTGGTGTTGCTGCTATAGACCATGGGGAAATGCCAAATAATTTTG CAGGTGGGAATAAAAGCTTATACAATGACAGGGTTGAGTCTTTTGCAGCagcaggaggaggaggaggaggagaggGTCAAGACAG GGGGTCGAAAAggtgtagtagtagtagtagtgataatataaatatattggtgagacgcccttcatcatcatcatctcatgaAGGGGGGTTACGTGAGGTGGATTCAACTTTCAGAGAAAGAGAAACTAGGGAGAACATGATGATGATGGTAGGTGGTGGTGGGTTTAGGAGGACGTCATCATTGAGTGATGCATCAGTGGCAGTATCAGAGACAGCATCTTTTAGCGACATGCTTAGAAGCAAtagtaataataacaataataatcatCATCTTATTAGGAAGCCACCCTCACCAGATCCAGAGGGttcagcagcagcagcagcagaggGACATAATAGCAAAACTGGTGCTGGTGCTGGCGGTGGGAAAAAGAAAGGCAAAAAGGGGAGGCAGATCGACCCGGCTCTGCTTGGTTTTAAGGTTACCAGCAACCGTATTATGATGGGAGAGATCCAACGCATTCAAGATTGA
- the LOC122197275 gene encoding protein ESSENTIAL FOR POTEXVIRUS ACCUMULATION 1 isoform X2 encodes MAEGKLDLPDDLLSSKHSDHSWTSKVEFSGGNGEDKMTGYDPKDQAALDNSIPLSPQWLYSKPGESKMEMRAPSSLSLGSSADSGLKEAWRADGSDDKKDWRKSGSETESGRRWREEERETGLLGSRRERRKTDRRADVASDNRAPSSDKWLDVGNRNSGNEARRDSKWSSRWGPDEKEKEKEKEKRTTDAEKEDESHSQGNAGNNTRVVSERDPESRDKWRPRHRIMEASSGAFRAAPGFGVDKGRVEGSNSNSNSNPNMGFTVGRGRSSATVAVRPSSPGSIEGVPGKPPGVGDMFFYPRGKLLDIYRTQRLDPSFGNMPEKIQEVPSITQVAALEPLAFVAPDAEEEAILGDISNGKLTGSELVASRSRVIGSSENITDVLDLTSTNGKDGDDMIDPSQNTSLFDSQRSITKEGRDANQDREQGVPQMESYELQTRSNTSIIDCGQDKAFNLDGPDLGSMGHHPLDNFQTSSFDTNSNLVNDSNSVFVDPSSEQYWTRNMQDNTNEHLTRGIMPEELSLYYRDPQGEIQGPFLGVDIISWFEQGFFGADLPVRVADAPDEAPFMELGHVMPHLIPRHDYTTSNDPSPNLDKSSDGFHGNLDANVVSVPVPASEMGFMSASDNQARIPEHFYSEGQSFHEEEIVFPGRPGSSDSAVNFMNNHTVPVPTDNKMHPFGLLWSELEGSSLRNDQQSRTSLSGGIQQQFVNSPSQRSSHFNTIPDADEWSDIYRRNAMDQETTEFDLSEKLRSHQIQQQLLQQHNLLNSHHQLNESMLDPVQVRPPINLKQFSGQGVDHLVALQLQQQQQRRIELHQQQQLQLQQLSQQQMLLKEQQSRQLLLEQLAQNQMRAAQAQSRADAARSNNALDQILLKHQILNELHQRSQHVDPSSIEHLIQAKYGRQGQGQGHPNELLELIAHAKHGQMEHHMLQQEQFQGRQQLPLPLGLGLRQRMEMEEERRLGSVWPGPVDETTQFLRNAGGLHRVNSSGLSPLDVYQQQQRLSPDELSHLSMQERLQQRSLRMSGGGPAMNLDVNSMGRVNQNMQEFNAPLHHGGAANQHPLASNRFHPSSQMGAEGQMPNEWIQQLHIDNERQKEARRISEDPSVWMSAGSNDDPSKRLLMELLQQSQNPAENRSTSEEALALDVSNNNMAGSDSRERDYSSHAFGVGGYGFNSVNRPQGQGRLVGLGEETIVGEGRVHTRPGGAVPFFSETQEAVYTNSNMQGNRKVPKSEAGNNNNMMIRVAAETQQGGVAAIDHGEMPNNFGGNKSLYNDRVESFAAAGGGGGGEGQDRGSKRCSSSSSDNINILVRRPSSSSSHEGGLREVDSTFRERETRENMMMMVGGGGFRRTSSLSDASVAVSETASFSDMLRSNSNNNNNNHHLIRKPPSPDPEGSAAAAAEGHNSKTGAGAGGGKKKGKKGRQIDPALLGFKVTSNRIMMGEIQRIQD; translated from the exons ATGGCTGAAGGCAAGCTTGATCTTCCCGACGATCTTCTCTCCTCCAAACACTCTGATCATTCTTGGACCTCTAAAG TGGAATTTTCTGGAGGGAATGGTGAAGATAAGATGACCGGTTATGATCCCAAAG ATCAAGCAGCTTTGGACAACAGCATCCCCTTGTCTCCTCAGTGGCTCTATTCTAAACCAGGCGAGAGTAAGATG GAAATGCGAGCACCAAGTTCTCTCTCCCTTGGGAGTTCTGCTGACTCGGGTTTGAAGGAGGCTTGGCGTGCGGATGGATCTGATGACAAGAAAGATTGGAGGAAGTCTGGAAGTGAGACAGAAAGCGGGCGTCGCTGgcgtgaagaagaaagagaaaCAGGATTACTTGGCAGCAGAAGAGAGCGCAGGAAAACCGATCGCCGTGCTGATGTGGCGTCTGATAACAGAGCTCCTTCCTCTGACAAGTGGCTTGATGTGGGTAACCGTAATTCTGGGAACGAGGCAAGGCGTGATAGCAAATGGTCATCCAGATGGGGCCCAGATGAGAAAGAAaaggagaaggagaaggagaagaggaCAACAGATGCAGAGAAGGAAGATGAGTCTCACTCTCAAGGAAATGCAGGCAACAACACTAGAGTGGTCTCTGAGCGTGATCCCGAATCACGTGATAAATGGAGGCCACGACATAGAATAATGGAGGCAAGTTCTGGTGCCTTTCGTGCTGCACCTGGATTTGGGGTTGACAAAGGAAGGGTTGAGGGATCAAACTCAAActcaaactcaaaccctaacATGGGGTTTACTGTTGGACGTGGCAGATCTAGTGCTACTGTTGCTGTAAGGCCTTCATCTCCAGGTTCCATCGAGGGTGTGCCTGGAAAGCCTCCTGGGGTTGGGGATATGTTTTTCTACCCAAGGGGAAAGCTTCTTGATATATACCGTACACAGAGACTTGACCCTTCTTTTGGTAACATGCCTGAAAAGATTCAGGAAGTACCTTCTATTACTCAAGTAGCTGCACTGGAACCTCTTGCTTTTGTTGCTCCTGATGCAGAAGAGGAG GCCATCCTTGGTGATATTTCCAATGGAAAACTCACTGGTAGTGAGTTGGTGGCCAGCAGGTCGAGAGTTATCGGGTCATCTGAGAACATTACAG ATGTCTTGGATTTAACATCCACCAACGGGAAAGATGGGGATGATATGATTGATCCAAGTCAAAATACTTCACTCTTTGACAGCCAAAGATCAATAACAAAAGAGG GTCGAGATGCTAATCAGGATCGAGAGCAAGGAGTCCCTCAGATGGAATCATATGAACTGCAAACAAGGTCAAACACCAGTATTATTGACTGTGGTCAAGATAAAGCTTTTAATCTCGACGGTCCAGATTTGGGTTCTATGGGGCATCATCCGTTGGATAATTTCCAGACATCTTCATTTGATACCAATTCAAATCTGGTTAATGATTCAAACTCTGTATTTGTTGATCCATCTTCTGAGCAATATTGGACAAGAAATATGCAGGATAATACAAATGAACATTTAACCAGGGGCATCATGCCTGAGGAGTTAAGTCTTTACTATCGTGATCCTCAAGGGGAGATCCAGGGACCATTTCTTGGGGTAGACATCATCTCATGGTTTGAGCAAGGATTTTTTGGGGCAGATTTGCCAGTTCGAGTGGCAGATGCACCAGATGAAGCTCCTTTCATGGAATTAGGTCATGTTATGCCACACTTGATTCCCAGGCATGATTACACCACTAGCAATGATCCAAGTCCCAACTTGGACAAGTCGTCTGATGGTTTCCATGGGAACCTGGATGCTAATGTCGTCTCTGTACCTGTGCCTGCTTCTGAAATGGGATTTATGTCTGCATCAGATAATCAAGCCAGAATACCTGAGCATTTTTACTCAGAGGGTCAAAGCTTTCATGAAGAAG AAATTGTTTTCCCAGGAAGACCAGGCAGCAGTGACTCTGCAGTAAATTTTATGAACAACCACACTGTTCCTGTTCCAACCGATAATAAAATGCATCCGTTTGGATTGCTATGGTCTGAGTTAGAAGGATCAAGTTTAAGGAACGATCAGCAATCTAGGACATCTTTGTCTGGTGGTATCCAGCAGCAATTTGTGAATTCACCAAGTCAGAGGTCATCTCATTTCAACACAATCCCCGATGCTGATGAATGGTCTGATATTTATAGAAGAAATGCCATGGATCAAGAGACCACCGAGTTTGATTTATCAGAGAAACTCAGGTCTCACCAAATTCAACAACAGTTGCTCCAACAGCATAATCTGCTCAACTCTCATCATCAGTTGAATGAATCAATGCTGGATCCTGTTCAAGTTCGACCTCCTATAAACCTAAAACAGTTTTCAGGGCAAGGTGTGGATCACCTTGTGGCACTGCAgttgcagcagcagcagcagaggCGGATTGAGCTTCACCAGCAGCAACAATTGCAGTTACAGCAGTTGAGTCAACAGCAAATGCTGCTCAAGGAACAGCAATCACGACAGTTGCTTCTTGAACAGTTGGCCCAAAATCAGATGCGTGCAGCACAAGCACAATCACGTGCGGATGCTGCAAGATCAAATAATGCACTCGATCAGATTCTTCTCAAGCATCAGATCTTGAATGAACTTCACCAGCGTTCACAGCATGTCGATCCATCATCAATAGAGCATCTGATTCAAGCAAAGTATGGTCGTCAAGGTCAAGGTCAAGGACATCCAAACGAGCTGTTGGAGCTCATTGCACATGCGAAGCATGGCCAGATGGAACATCATATGCTTCAGCAGGAGCAGTTTCAGGGAAGGCAGCAGCTGCCTTTGcctttgggtttgggtttaaGGCAGAGGATGGAGATGGAAGAAGAGAGGCGTCTTGGTTCTGTCTGGCCTGGGCCGGTTGATGAAACCACTCAGTTTCTAAGAAATGCTGGTGGGCTTCACCGGGTCAACTCCAGTGGCCTCAGTCCTTTAGATGTTTATCAGCAACAACAGAGGCTATCTCCAGATGAGTTGAGTCATCTTTCAATGCAAGAGAGACTTCAGCAGCGCTCATTGCGTATGTCAGGTGGTGGTCCTGCAATGAACCTTGATGTTAATTCCATGGGTCGAGTTAATCAGAATATGCAGGAGTTCAATGCTCCATTGCACCACGGTGGTGCTGCTAATCAGCATCCGTTAGCCTCAAACCGCTTCCATCCCTCCTCTCAAATGGGTGCAGAGGGACAAATGCCAAATGAGTGGATTCAACAGCTGCATATTGATAATGAAAGGCAGAAGGAAGCGAGAAGGATTTCTGAAGATCCAAGTGTGTGGATGTCTGCTGGAAGCAATGATGATCCTTCAAAGAGGTTGCTTATGGAACTGCTTCAACAGAGTCAGAACCCCGCAGAGAATCGGTCCACTAGTGAAGAAGCATTAGCATTGGATGTGAGTAATAATAATATGGCAGGGTCTGATAGTAGGGAAAGGGATTATTCGAGTCATGCATTTGGTGTTGGTGGTTATGGATTTAACTCGGTGAACAGGCCACAGGGCCAGGGACGGTTGGTGGGTTTGGGTGAGGAGACAATAGTTGGGGAGGGTAGAGTGCATACTAGACCTGGAGGAGCAGTACCATTCTTTTCTGAGACTCAGGAGGCAGTCTATACAAATTCCAACATGCAGGGAAACAGAAAAGTACCTAAAAGTGAAGCTGGCAACAACAATAACATGATGATACGTGTAGCTGCAGAAACTCAACAAGGTGGTGTTGCTGCTATAGACCATGGGGAAATGCCAAATAATTTTG GTGGGAATAAAAGCTTATACAATGACAGGGTTGAGTCTTTTGCAGCagcaggaggaggaggaggaggagaggGTCAAGACAG GGGGTCGAAAAggtgtagtagtagtagtagtgataatataaatatattggtgagacgcccttcatcatcatcatctcatgaAGGGGGGTTACGTGAGGTGGATTCAACTTTCAGAGAAAGAGAAACTAGGGAGAACATGATGATGATGGTAGGTGGTGGTGGGTTTAGGAGGACGTCATCATTGAGTGATGCATCAGTGGCAGTATCAGAGACAGCATCTTTTAGCGACATGCTTAGAAGCAAtagtaataataacaataataatcatCATCTTATTAGGAAGCCACCCTCACCAGATCCAGAGGGttcagcagcagcagcagcagaggGACATAATAGCAAAACTGGTGCTGGTGCTGGCGGTGGGAAAAAGAAAGGCAAAAAGGGGAGGCAGATCGACCCGGCTCTGCTTGGTTTTAAGGTTACCAGCAACCGTATTATGATGGGAGAGATCCAACGCATTCAAGATTGA